In Procambarus clarkii isolate CNS0578487 chromosome 5, FALCON_Pclarkii_2.0, whole genome shotgun sequence, the following are encoded in one genomic region:
- the LOC123765817 gene encoding uncharacterized protein: MIRDTLRGASSAAAINGGSREQPSRSRILTPTTIASLRAWLQPPSPPSELGSNHHRLPQSLAPTTIASLRAWLQPPSPPSELGSNHHRLPQSLAPTTIASLRAWLQPPSPPSELGSNHHRLPQSLAPTTIASLRAWLQPPSPPSELGSNHHRLPQSLAPTTIASLRAWLQPPSPPSELGSNHHRLPQSLAPTTIASLRAWLQPPSPPSELGSNHHRLPQSLAPTTIASLRAWLQPPSPPSELGSNHHRLPQSLAPTTIASLRAWLQPPSPPSELGSNHHRLPQSLAPTTIASLRAWLQPPSPPSELGSNHHRLPQSLAPTTIASLRAWLQPPSPPSELGSNHHRLPQSLAPTTIASLRAWLQPPSPPSELGSNHHRLPQSLAPTTIASLRAWLQPPSPPSELGSNHHRLPQSLAPTTIASLRAWLQPPSPPSELGSNHHRLPQSLAPTTIASLRAWLQPPSPPSELGSNHHRLPQSLAPTTIVSLRDVGVISLNKLKP, from the exons ATGATAAGAGATACGCTCCGTGGAGCGTCGTCGGCCGCCGCTATTAATGGCGGCTCAAGGGAACAGCCG TCTCGGTCTCGGATTTTGACACCAACCACCATCGCCTCCCTCAGAGCTTGGCTCCAACCACCATCGCCTCCCTCAGAGCTTGGCTCCAACCACCATCGCCTCCCTCAGAGCTTGGCTCCAACCACCATCGCCTCCCTCAGAGCTTGGCTCCAACCACCATCGCCTCCCTCAGAGCTTGGCTCCAACCACCATCGCCTCCCTCAGAGCTTGGCTCCAACCACCATCGCCTCCCTCAGAGCTTGGCTCCAACCACCATCGCCTCCCTCAGAGCTTGGCTCCAACCACCATCGCCTCCCTCAGAGCTTGGCTCCAACCACCATCGCCTCCCTCAGAGCTTGGCTCCAACCACCATCGCCTCCCTCAGAGCTTGGCTCCAACCACCATCGCCTCCCTCAGAGCTTGGCTCCAACCACCATCGCCTCCCTCAGAGCTTGGCTCCAACCACCATCGCCTCCCTCAGAGCTTGGCTCCAACCACCATCGCCTCCCTCAGAGCTTGGCTCCAACCACCATCGCCTCCCTCAGAGCTTGGCTCCAACCACCATCGCCTCCCTCAGAGCTTGGCTCCAACCACCATCGCCTCCCTCAGAGCTTGGCTCCAACCACCATCGCCTCCCTCAGAGCTTGGCTCCAACCACCATCGCCTCCCTCAGAGCTTGGCTCCAACCACCATCGCCTCCCTCAGAGCTTGGCTCCAACCACCATCGCCTCCCTCAGAGCTTGGCTCCAACCACCATCGCCTCCCTCAGAGCTTGGCTCCAACCACCATCGCCTCCCTCAGAGCTTGGCTCCAACCACCATCGCCTCCCTCAGAGCTTGGCTCCAACCACCATCGCCTCCCTCAGAGCTTGGCTCCAACCACCATCGCCTCCCTCAGAGCTTGGCTCCAACCACCATCGCCTCCCTCAGAGCTTGGCTCCAACCACCATCGCCTCCCTCAGAGCTTGGCTCCAACCACCATCGCCTCCCTCAGAGCTTGGCTCCAACCACCATCGCCTCCCTCAGAGCTTGGCTCCAACCACCATCGCCTCCCTCAGAGCTTGGCTCCAACCACCATCGCCTCCCTCAGAGCTTGGCTCCAACCACCATCGCCTCCCTCAGAGCTTGGCTCCAACCACCATCGCCTCCCTCAGAGCTTGGCTCCAACCACCATCGCCTCCCTCAGAGCTTGGCTCCAACCACCATCGCCTCCCTCAGAGCTTGGCTCCAACCACCATCGCCTCCCTCAGAGCTTGGCTCCAACCACCATCGCCTCCCTCAGAGCTTGGCTCCAACCACCATCGCCTCCCTCAGAGCTTGGCTCCAACCACCATCGCCTCCCTCAGAGCTTGGCTCCAACCACCATCGCCTCCCTCAGAGCTTGGCTCCAACCACCATCGTCTCCCTCAGAGATGTTGGTGTCATCTCCCTCAACAAATTAAAACCATGA